From the genome of Salvelinus alpinus chromosome 19, SLU_Salpinus.1, whole genome shotgun sequence, one region includes:
- the LOC139545366 gene encoding arginine/serine-rich coiled-coil protein 2-like yields the protein MAASDADSTNLLPLMGSLYTDRRKHTMESSKSPRSSKYHPSRSRSHSRDRKRKSSDKKHRRSRSRSKEAQRRDSEKPSKSHSKQDDLPEQTERGRERLSAENGEERHRRKDKKGRSHSRSHSCDRRHRSRSRDKLRSRSPREKKKRARSRSGSKTKHRRRSKSRERKKKNEKVHRKEKSRSRSVSPQAFRGRNTAMDAQEALARRLERAKKLQEQKEKEMLEKQHQEVPAVPAPLPSDTVVVAAAAATHPVLNVAALLASGTQVTPQIAMAAQMAALQAKTLAETGIAVPSYYNPSAVNPLKFAEQEKKRKKLWQGKKEGDKSQTAELWEKLNFGNKDQNVKFRKLMGIKGEEEGEASKPLNDEGLKTLQQQEEMFHNLDVQYEMARSQTHTQRGMGLGFGSSFSRGMDAI from the exons ATGGCG GCAAGTGATGCCGACTCGACCAACCTGCTACCCTTGATGGGCTCTCTTTACACGGACAGAAGAAAACACACTATGGAATCATCCAAATCCCCCAGAAGCTCCAAATACCATCCTTCACGATCAAGGTCACACTCCAGGGACCGGAAACGCAAATCAA GTGACAAAAAGCACAGACGAAGTCGGAGCAGGAGCAAAGAG GCACAAAGGAGGGACTCTGAGAAGCCATCAAAATCTCACAGCAAGCAGGATGATCTGCCGGAGCAGACTGAGAGGGGCAGGGAGAGACTTTCTGCAGAGAACGGGGAGGAGCGACACCGGCGCAAAGACAAGAAGGGACGGAGCCACTCCAGGTCACACTCATGCGACAG GCGCCATCGCAGCAGAAGTCGGGACAAACTGAGATCGCGTTCCCCgcgggagaagaagaagagggccAGGTCCCGGTCGGGCTCAAAGACCAAACACCGCCGCAGGAGCAAAAGCAG GGAGCGGAAGAAGAAGAATGAGAAAGTGCACAGAAAAGAGAAGAGTCGTAGCAGGTCTGTGAGCCCCCAGGCTTTCCGGGGCAGAAACACTGCCATGGACGCACAAGAGGCCCTGGCCAGAAG GTTGGAAAGGGCAAAGAAACTGCAAGAGCAGAAAGAAAAGGAGATGTTGGAGAAACAGCATCAGGAGGTACCTGCAG TGCCAGCCCCCCTGCCGTCTGACACAGTAGTAGTTGCTGCTGCAGCTGCTACCCACCCTGTCCTCAACGTGGCAGCTCTCCTGGCCTCTGGGACACAGGTCACGCCGCAGATCGCCATGGCAGCGCAGATGGCAGCCCTACAAGCCAAAACCTTAGCAGAGACTGGCATTGCTGTGCCCAGCTATTACAATCCCTCAGCTGTCAACCCCCTGAAGTTTGCAGAACAGGAGAAGAAAAGGAAGAAGCTCTGGCAGGGAAAGAAGGAAGGG GACAAGTCCCAGACAGCTGAGTTGTGGGAGAAGCTGAACTTTGGAAATAAGGACCAAAATGTTAAATTTCGTAAACTGATGGGCATCAAA ggggaagaggaaggtgagGCCTCAAAGCCACTCAACGATGAAGGCCTGAAGACCCTGCAGCAGCAGGAGGAGATGTTCCATAACCTTGACGTTCAGTACGAGATGGCCAGGTCCCAGACCCACACTCAGAGAGGCATGGGACTAGGCTTTGGCTCTTCATTCTCACGGGGCATGGATGCGATCTAA
- the LOC139545849 gene encoding sporozoite surface protein 2-like translates to MRHDIHPTEPFLDLMSPESALHTRPVVRASRLVKTASPTHQASCAPPQPCTSCASLALQTSSAQPACPELPESPSRPELPESPSRPELPGSPSRPELPGSPSRPELPGSPSRPELPGSPSRPELPGSPSRPELPGSPSRPELPGSPSRPELPGSPSRPELPGSPSRPELPGSPSRPELPGSPSRPGSAARVPAPEAPHKWAKLKVERGPRPAPEPPPRIDAHPDPPV, encoded by the exons atgaggcacgacatccaccCGACGGAGCCTTTCCTCgatttgatgtcacctgagtcagctctccatactcgtcctgtgGTGCGTGCTAGTCGTCTGGTGAAGACtgccagccccacgcaccaggcctcctgtgcacCTCCCCAGCCCTGCACGTCTTGTGCCAGCTtggcgctccagacctccagtgcgcagcccg cctgtccggagctgccagagtcgccctcccgtccggagctgccagagtcgccctcccgTCCGGAGCTGCCAGGGTCGCCCTCCCGTCCGGAGCTGCCAGGGTCGCCCTCCCGTCCGGAGCTGCCAGGGTCGCCCTCCCGTCCGGAGCTGCCAGGGTCGCCCTCCCGTCCGGAGCTGCCAGGGTCGCCCTCCCGTCCGGAGCTGCCAGGGTCGCCCTCCCGTCCGGAGCTGCCAGGGTCGCCCTCCCGTCCGGAGCTGCCAGGGTCGCCCTCCCGTCCGGAGCTGCCAGGGTCGCCCTCCCGTCCGGAGCTGCCAGGGTCGCCCTCCCGTCCGGAGCTGCCAGGGTCGCCCTCCCGTCCGGGgtccgctgcgagggtccccgctccagaggcgccacataAGTGGGCCAAGCTTAAGGttgagcggggtccacgtcccgcaccagagccgccaccgcggatagatgcccacccagaccctcccgtTTAG
- the LOC139545370 gene encoding uncharacterized protein, whose translation MSTYTTIQLPCWDGGKLKVRFIYLSNRSSFKVTRCPIEGPMVPLFLGADLFSNTDIRTENHPRYHAKFAKKGLATKLHFSSAFRFHGLRVPTANNCMWFYSIQGVFRVAFEMYSKQEQLSVLENFQEVWKSRLNDIPLKMNYNLSVQLDPPPPQIVVEMYDQDLKLKLMSRNPQGYPSQSVEIPEVDTGPSGDTSADHDYCFLPNESMPAQPVHLCPSILSQKLQGLEEKLSSEKQLGTDQQETILLLLESIERCVSRPLEERDVADIVLALLEARKWGSVYSSHLLHSIGCWLGQQFHGANSSISQQVEGFKVRHIERITDLPPAEELASELFPEAMRSLLLHWMGLSDDSTLWKRQSEYPILLLILEFANHNLITGVAHVLYSSLKVNLDLANSKELSTEES comes from the exons ATGTCAACATACACAACTATCCAGTTACCGTGTTGGGATGGTGGCAAGCTGAAAGTTCGCTTCATATACTTGTCAAATAGAAGCTCTTTCAAAGTGACGAGGTGTCCTATCGAG GGACCAATGGTTCCTCTCTTTTTAGGGGCTGATCTCTTCTCAAACACTGATATCCGCACAGAGAACCATCCCAGATATCATGCAAAGTTTGCAAAGAAAGGATTGGCAACTAAACTACATTTCTCCTCAG CTTTTAGATTCCATGGACTGAGGGTACCCACTGCCAACAATTGCATGTGGTTCTACAGCATTCAAGGTGTTTTTCGAGTGGCCTTTGAAATGTATAGTAAACAAGAGCAGCTCTCTGTGTTGGAGAACTTTCAG GAGGTATGGAAGTCCCGCCTAAATGACATCCCACTAAAGATGAACTACAACCTGAGTGTCCAGCTGGATCCTCCACCACCCCAGATCGTTGTGGAGATGTATGACCAAGACCTAAAGCTCAAACTGATGTCCCGGAATCCCCAAGGTTACCCATCTCAATCTGTGGAAATCCCAGAGGTAGACACAGGCCCTTCAGGTGACACTTCAGCAGACCACGATTACTGCTTTCTGCCAAATGAGAGTATGCCAGCACAGCCAGTCCATCTATGTCCCTCCATCTTAAGTCAAAAACTGCAGGGCTTGGAGGAAAAGCTGAGCTCTGAGAAACAGCTGGGGACTGACCAGCAGGAGACCATACTGCTTCTGTTGGAGAGCATTGAGCGCTGTGTGAGCAGGCCCCTGGAGGAGAGGGATGTGGCGGACATTGTACTAGCTCTGCTAGAGGCTCGGAAGTGGGGCTCTGTGTACTCCAGCCACCTGCTTCACTCCATAGGCTGCTGGCTTGGCCAGCAGTTCCATGGAGCCAACAGTAGTATCAGCCAGCAGGTAGAGGGCTTCAAGGTGCGGCACATAGAGCGAATCACAGATCTGCCACCCGCAGAGGAATTGGCCTCAGAGCTTTTTCCAGAGGCCATGCGATCACTGCTGCTTCACTGGATGGGTCTGAGTGATGACTCAACCCTGTGGAAGAGACAGAGCGAGTACCCCATCCTGCTCCTAATCCTGGAGTTTGCCAACCACAACCTCATCACTGGTGTTGCACATGTGCTTTACTCAAGTCTTAAGGTGAATTTAGATTTAGCCAACTCAAAAGAGTTAAGTACCGAAGAAAGTTAA